The Chitinophaga flava genome has a segment encoding these proteins:
- a CDS encoding SusD/RagB family nutrient-binding outer membrane lipoprotein, translated as MKITKIFVLIGGLVLINTGCKKFLDINDDPNNPLSVKEVQLLPTIEAATSTLVVGGTSTNYTAYWMQQLSQNQQAPTIESYFMTGVDANNTWGYELYTYVFANANVMISQAISAKNNHYAAIGKTLFAYNLAIATDLWNNIPYSQGFRIPEVMNPKYDSQESIYQNIQQLLDSALYYINQPAGVKVPAGDDYIYKGDMTKWKKLIYTLKARYYLRLSRAPGRTAALQADSALTALQNGLGDNSDNPFVPYPGTGNSSNPWAVRFRPAAGGVVLAQSFVDSLKTRNDPRLPIIATKNVDGVYVGRKVGDKPAGDAKAYSAVNSFYGGAAANLYLATYGEALFIKAEATLIKQGAAAAQPVYQAAIAAHMSLLGVADNAQQTYIASRPALTDANAVQQIISEKYVADFLSPEVYNDWRRTGFPELVPYVGTGVKGIPRRWPYPTNELLTNPQPDQKATINDRVWWDTSN; from the coding sequence AATGACGACCCTAATAATCCTTTGTCTGTAAAAGAAGTGCAGCTGCTGCCTACTATAGAAGCCGCTACCTCAACGCTGGTGGTAGGCGGAACCAGTACCAATTATACAGCTTATTGGATGCAACAGCTTTCGCAGAATCAACAGGCGCCCACAATAGAGTCTTATTTCATGACAGGTGTAGATGCTAATAATACCTGGGGTTATGAGCTTTATACATATGTTTTTGCCAATGCGAACGTAATGATATCTCAGGCTATCAGCGCAAAAAATAACCATTACGCTGCTATTGGTAAAACACTGTTTGCTTACAACCTGGCTATCGCTACAGACTTATGGAATAACATTCCTTATTCCCAGGGCTTCCGGATACCGGAAGTGATGAACCCCAAATATGATAGCCAGGAGTCCATCTATCAGAACATTCAGCAACTGTTGGACAGTGCTTTATATTATATCAACCAGCCAGCCGGCGTGAAGGTTCCGGCTGGAGATGATTACATCTACAAGGGAGATATGACGAAATGGAAAAAACTGATTTATACCCTCAAGGCAAGGTATTACCTGCGGTTATCCAGGGCGCCAGGGCGCACCGCAGCTTTGCAGGCAGATAGTGCATTGACAGCGCTGCAGAATGGTTTGGGAGATAACAGTGATAATCCATTTGTTCCTTATCCGGGAACAGGAAATAGTTCCAATCCCTGGGCTGTTCGTTTCAGACCTGCTGCCGGTGGCGTGGTACTGGCTCAGTCTTTTGTAGACTCTCTGAAAACCCGCAATGACCCCAGATTGCCGATCATTGCTACGAAAAATGTTGATGGTGTATATGTGGGACGAAAAGTGGGCGACAAACCTGCTGGTGATGCCAAGGCATATTCTGCTGTGAATAGTTTTTATGGTGGAGCAGCGGCCAATTTATACCTGGCCACCTATGGAGAGGCCTTATTTATCAAGGCGGAAGCTACGTTGATTAAACAGGGAGCAGCGGCTGCCCAGCCGGTATACCAGGCCGCTATTGCAGCACATATGTCCTTACTGGGTGTTGCTGATAATGCGCAACAGACATATATCGCTTCAAGACCAGCTCTCACAGATGCCAATGCAGTACAACAGATTATTTCTGAAAAATATGTTGCGGATTTCCTGTCACCGGAAGTGTACAACGACTGGCGCCGTACCGGATTCCCCGAATTGGTACCGTATGTAGGTACTGGTGTGAAAGGTATTCCGAGAAGATGGCCTTATCCTACAAACGAATTGCTGACTAACCCTCAGCCGGATCAAAAAGCAACCATTAATGATCGTGTCTGGTGGGATACTTCTAACTAG
- a CDS encoding outer membrane protein assembly factor BamB family protein: MRFTIIPVLLAMLVSTAYAQTPKFGTSRVLFTAQDKIFATPVLYKQSILTASMDGHLYSINKKTGTQNWKFKAAAGIATEPAVSDATVFVGSYDGYYYAVNANNGKPVWKFKTGGERRIGGIGYWGMEPATQYMEDQYDLYLSAPATDPSSVYFGSSDSCVYALNKANGKVRWKYKTNGPVHAGVTCSNNILLAGSWDTYIYALDTRSGKLLWKFKSKDHPQEHVLEGIQAKPVVGDSTVYIGTRDARLYALDLFTGRKKWEYSAKNAWIVGAAAVAGNHVYVGTSDSFVMVDVDAATGKELNRHKGGGYIFGAPAVSGNTLCYGDFTGRLFLVNTNNWQQVDHFDTPGRNQYAATNLDSLGKIRFRHLAAGANPNLYTTSLMAMDKLYQLAPFVTTPVIDGDTIYAAAADGKLYAITFK; encoded by the coding sequence ATGAGATTTACTATAATCCCTGTGCTACTGGCCATGCTGGTCTCCACTGCTTATGCCCAAACCCCAAAGTTTGGTACATCACGGGTACTTTTTACGGCACAAGATAAGATCTTTGCCACACCTGTTTTATACAAACAGTCGATTCTGACAGCGAGTATGGACGGTCATCTGTATTCCATCAACAAAAAAACAGGAACACAGAACTGGAAATTCAAGGCTGCAGCCGGAATCGCCACTGAACCGGCAGTCTCCGATGCAACTGTTTTTGTAGGTAGTTATGATGGCTACTATTATGCGGTCAATGCCAACAATGGTAAGCCCGTATGGAAATTTAAAACCGGTGGTGAGCGCAGGATCGGCGGCATCGGATATTGGGGTATGGAACCAGCTACTCAGTATATGGAAGATCAGTATGATCTGTATTTGTCCGCTCCGGCAACAGATCCTTCTTCTGTATATTTCGGCAGCAGCGACAGCTGTGTCTATGCGCTGAACAAAGCCAATGGGAAAGTCCGCTGGAAATACAAAACAAACGGACCTGTACATGCGGGTGTTACCTGCAGTAACAATATCCTGCTGGCCGGCAGCTGGGATACCTATATTTATGCGCTGGATACACGCTCCGGCAAACTATTATGGAAGTTCAAAAGTAAAGACCATCCGCAGGAGCACGTGCTGGAAGGCATACAGGCCAAACCAGTAGTGGGCGACAGCACCGTGTACATCGGAACCAGAGATGCACGGCTGTATGCGCTGGACTTATTTACCGGCCGTAAAAAATGGGAATATAGTGCCAAAAATGCCTGGATCGTAGGAGCGGCGGCAGTGGCCGGCAATCATGTTTATGTAGGCACCTCTGACAGTTTCGTTATGGTAGACGTTGATGCTGCTACCGGCAAGGAACTCAACCGCCATAAAGGTGGCGGTTATATATTCGGAGCACCGGCAGTATCAGGTAATACGCTCTGTTACGGCGATTTTACCGGTAGGCTGTTTCTGGTAAATACCAACAACTGGCAGCAGGTGGATCATTTTGATACGCCCGGCAGAAATCAGTATGCCGCCACTAACCTGGACAGCCTGGGCAAGATCCGGTTCCGCCATCTGGCTGCAGGAGCTAACCCTAACCTATATACGACCTCTTTAATGGCCATGGATAAACTGTATCAGCTGGCACCTTTCGTGACAACGCCGGTGATCGATGGCGACACGATATACGCCGCTGCTGCAGATGGTAAGCTCTACGCGATCACTTTTAAATAG
- a CDS encoding peptidase domain-containing ABC transporter yields the protein MFQKIFNKNPFPFYRQSDAMDCGPTCLKMIAAYYGKVYPLQYLRNACHISRQGVTFADMIAAAEQLGFKTLPAELPFAVLAQKAPLPCILHWDKQHFVVLYHITETQVYVADPALGRRSRYSIPEFMAAWQVSEEASYGRALFLEPGPAFHEATKIQEPTASVKLLWPYLKAHRKSMLPVMLTLLLASIFSLLTPLLTQAIMDKGIQGRQVPLLLLIGAGLLALFLGRMIADFIRARLLLQVGARISMTMLKDFLHKLLRLPISFFDNRQAGDNMQRVTDNQRVEDFLTVSLISFVLSVVTILVLGGVLLYYNGLVFILFMAGAAIGMLWTWAFRERRSRLDQKRFRVLAANQDMLLEMFSAMQEIRLTGSETGKTTQWENIQERSIEVKLESLRLDQLVQGVALFINETRNVLVTCFSAILVVNGQLTLGAMLAITYTCGQLSAPVAQLTDFIRALQNTRFSLRRMSEVHHEADEDSEQQPELSLAAVIGQDIRLEKVSFRYGHKFSPLILQNLDLVIPAGKVTAIVGMSGSGKTTLLKLLLKFYQPPEGTVWLGKTPLQQYSAKSWRQHCGVVMQDGYVFRDTIANNIFSGTGTRDYQRLYEACRMACIHDFFTTLPFGYETLIGKDGYGLSEGQTQRLLIARLIYRNPAVVLLDEATNSLDAHNERAIINNLQEFFIGKTVVVVAHRLSTVKHADQILVMDKGVIVESGTHQTLASSGGAYYQLVKNQLELGK from the coding sequence ATGTTTCAAAAAATATTCAATAAAAACCCCTTTCCTTTTTACAGGCAGTCTGATGCGATGGACTGTGGGCCTACCTGTCTGAAGATGATTGCGGCATATTACGGGAAGGTATATCCGTTGCAGTACCTGCGTAATGCCTGTCATATATCCAGGCAGGGAGTCACTTTTGCGGATATGATCGCGGCAGCGGAACAGCTGGGCTTTAAGACCCTGCCGGCCGAACTGCCCTTTGCGGTGCTGGCCCAAAAGGCGCCCCTGCCCTGCATCCTGCATTGGGATAAACAGCATTTTGTAGTGCTGTACCATATTACTGAAACACAGGTGTATGTTGCCGACCCGGCATTGGGGCGGCGCAGCAGATATTCCATTCCCGAATTTATGGCCGCCTGGCAGGTCAGCGAAGAGGCCAGCTATGGCCGTGCCCTGTTCCTGGAGCCAGGACCCGCTTTCCATGAAGCAACGAAAATACAGGAACCAACGGCCTCTGTTAAGCTGCTGTGGCCTTATCTGAAGGCACATCGTAAAAGCATGCTGCCGGTGATGCTGACTTTATTACTGGCCAGCATTTTTTCATTACTCACGCCTTTGCTCACACAGGCGATCATGGACAAAGGCATTCAGGGCCGGCAGGTGCCACTGTTGTTATTAATTGGTGCGGGACTGCTGGCTCTTTTCCTGGGCAGGATGATCGCTGATTTTATCCGTGCACGACTGTTGTTGCAGGTTGGGGCCCGCATCAGCATGACCATGCTCAAGGACTTCCTGCATAAGCTCCTGCGATTGCCCATTTCTTTTTTTGATAACAGACAGGCCGGAGATAATATGCAACGGGTGACAGACAACCAGCGGGTAGAGGACTTTCTCACGGTATCACTCATCAGCTTTGTGTTGTCGGTGGTGACGATACTGGTGTTGGGAGGGGTGTTGTTATATTACAACGGACTTGTATTCATCCTGTTTATGGCAGGAGCGGCCATCGGTATGTTGTGGACCTGGGCCTTCCGCGAACGCCGCAGTCGCCTCGACCAGAAAAGATTCCGCGTACTGGCCGCCAACCAGGATATGCTGCTGGAGATGTTCAGCGCCATGCAGGAGATCAGGCTCACCGGCAGCGAAACCGGAAAAACAACACAGTGGGAAAACATACAGGAGCGTTCCATCGAAGTAAAGCTGGAGAGTCTTCGGCTGGACCAGCTCGTACAGGGCGTGGCCCTCTTCATCAATGAAACCCGTAATGTACTGGTGACCTGCTTTTCGGCGATACTCGTAGTCAACGGGCAGCTTACACTGGGGGCCATGCTGGCCATTACCTACACCTGCGGGCAACTGAGTGCGCCGGTAGCGCAACTGACAGACTTTATCCGTGCCTTACAGAATACCCGTTTCAGTTTGCGTCGCATGTCTGAAGTACATCACGAAGCAGATGAAGATAGTGAGCAGCAGCCGGAACTGTCGCTGGCAGCGGTGATAGGACAGGATATCCGATTAGAGAAAGTATCCTTCCGCTACGGCCATAAGTTTTCCCCACTGATACTGCAAAACCTGGATCTTGTTATACCTGCCGGCAAAGTCACTGCCATCGTGGGTATGAGCGGCAGTGGAAAAACCACTCTCCTGAAATTATTACTGAAGTTTTATCAGCCACCGGAAGGAACGGTATGGCTGGGAAAAACGCCGCTGCAGCAGTATTCCGCAAAATCATGGCGACAACACTGCGGCGTAGTTATGCAAGATGGATATGTGTTTCGCGATACAATTGCCAATAACATTTTTAGCGGTACCGGTACCAGAGACTACCAACGGCTATACGAAGCCTGCCGCATGGCATGCATACACGATTTTTTTACGACCCTGCCTTTCGGGTATGAGACACTGATCGGGAAAGACGGCTATGGCCTTAGTGAAGGTCAGACACAACGTCTGCTCATTGCCCGGCTCATCTACCGCAATCCTGCCGTGGTATTGCTCGATGAAGCTACTAACTCACTGGATGCGCACAACGAACGTGCAATCATCAATAACCTGCAGGAATTTTTTATCGGGAAAACAGTTGTGGTGGTGGCGCATCGTCTCAGTACCGTAAAACATGCCGATCAGATACTGGTGATGGACAAGGGTGTTATTGTGGAAAGCGGCACCCATCAAACACTGGCATCCAGCGGAGGCGCTTATTATCAACTTGTTAAAAACCAGCTTGAGCTGGGAAAATAG
- a CDS encoding lantibiotic dehydratase encodes MALNIFPYALVRYAAMSFHELKALEIQGLSAYMAAAEQLDVSIQQQKDTLCDQLYTAIQSATDNKSRQYLLQLKRTVYNGRTPAADIHVDNPALEELLCRYQQLLEKKHTLQQEWQLQFEEQQRRHRQQLQLWAQQELLRKGILLSSPVLYTQLDSFAGTAPAAFKIREQKNEYSLLRYITRMAAKTSPFSTFTYTGTATLDKDCCRITQPSSDIVSNVRLNNSLFVYLRALMIHHPVLNELLEVRLNTTATIDETHIHFLVNYFNVEAFQRLPARNLALWLYHYLQEQTAPHTIAALTAILVPQIPDADRESIKTFLLKLSASGLLELNIGCSGVDPEWDSTLAVFLSAAMHQHPSVTSLYNLLITLKAKRREYVTACSANRFLLLQEAANLLNTTTGRLQAEAGLSSSVPGEPLPPPVATPSFEVNHFIPRYFMPQDIFYEDASIEENSLLPAEDLQTLIDKAERLCRLLEPFDMLQEERNNMCDFFLQHYGPTQTISITDFYHAYYLQVKKQQPKQVESPVMEIPETLQLETDGVQVNITGHEQMPASGAVSRGMFVQLFYTGEDTLPQLQGVVNALLPGMGKVAGRFLHLFDPAVTTAFREWNKELHPTHKIMELNDGSVFNANIHPPLLDYEIAIPGGSNNYSPGQRISLKAVMLRYTPEQHRLGLYDMGSGKEVYAYDLCLESFYNRSHFYRLLAHFNPEPRLPLRGLIAAVDRGQADQPKADGPVKLKPRIVFEEHLVLRRQGWLVDTADIPVPAKGETEAAYFLRLQQWRISHHLPEQVFVFLKSPYIPVSKDNVGKLHRDDYKPQYISFIQPLLVGVFRKMLTRAGAYCYLEEVLPDAGQHGTVTEHMLHWYKY; translated from the coding sequence ATGGCACTGAACATATTTCCTTATGCACTGGTACGTTATGCTGCTATGTCATTCCATGAGCTGAAAGCCCTGGAAATACAGGGCCTGTCTGCGTATATGGCTGCTGCTGAACAGCTCGATGTCAGTATCCAACAACAGAAAGATACACTTTGTGATCAGTTGTATACCGCCATACAATCGGCTACAGACAACAAGTCCAGGCAATACCTGTTGCAACTCAAACGTACTGTTTACAATGGTCGTACGCCGGCAGCGGATATCCATGTTGATAACCCTGCATTAGAAGAACTGTTATGCCGATACCAGCAATTGCTGGAGAAAAAACATACGCTGCAACAGGAATGGCAACTGCAGTTTGAAGAACAGCAACGCCGGCACAGGCAACAGTTACAGCTGTGGGCACAGCAGGAGTTGTTACGCAAAGGTATCCTGCTTTCCAGTCCTGTACTATACACGCAGCTGGATAGTTTTGCCGGCACAGCCCCGGCTGCCTTCAAAATACGCGAACAGAAAAATGAGTATAGCCTGCTCCGTTATATCACCCGGATGGCTGCTAAAACGTCTCCCTTCAGCACCTTCACCTATACGGGAACGGCTACACTGGATAAAGACTGTTGCCGGATAACACAACCCTCTTCCGATATCGTTAGCAATGTCCGGCTGAACAATAGTCTGTTTGTTTATCTGCGTGCGCTGATGATACATCACCCGGTATTGAATGAGCTGCTGGAGGTAAGACTTAATACCACAGCCACAATAGATGAAACGCATATACATTTTTTGGTGAATTATTTTAATGTTGAAGCGTTTCAGCGACTGCCCGCACGTAATCTGGCCCTGTGGCTGTATCATTATCTGCAGGAACAGACCGCCCCACATACAATTGCCGCGCTCACCGCTATACTCGTACCGCAGATACCTGATGCCGACCGGGAAAGTATTAAAACTTTTCTGTTGAAACTGTCTGCCAGTGGTCTGTTGGAGCTGAACATCGGTTGCTCGGGAGTAGATCCGGAGTGGGATAGTACACTGGCCGTTTTTCTCTCTGCAGCTATGCATCAGCATCCATCCGTCACATCACTGTATAACCTGCTGATAACGTTGAAGGCTAAACGGCGGGAGTATGTGACAGCCTGTTCCGCAAATCGTTTTCTGTTGCTACAGGAGGCGGCGAATCTGTTGAATACTACCACCGGCCGGCTACAGGCAGAAGCCGGGTTGTCATCATCCGTTCCTGGAGAACCTTTACCGCCGCCTGTTGCTACCCCTTCCTTTGAGGTGAATCACTTTATACCACGGTATTTTATGCCCCAGGATATTTTTTATGAAGATGCCAGCATAGAAGAGAACAGCCTGTTGCCAGCGGAAGATCTGCAAACCCTGATAGACAAAGCCGAACGCTTATGCCGGCTGCTGGAGCCTTTCGATATGTTGCAGGAAGAAAGAAACAATATGTGTGATTTTTTCCTGCAGCATTATGGTCCTACACAAACCATCAGCATCACCGATTTCTACCATGCCTATTATCTTCAGGTGAAAAAACAACAGCCTAAACAAGTGGAATCACCGGTCATGGAAATACCGGAAACATTACAGCTGGAAACAGATGGTGTACAGGTAAACATTACCGGGCATGAGCAGATGCCAGCCTCTGGCGCAGTCTCCAGAGGAATGTTTGTACAGTTGTTTTATACCGGTGAAGACACTTTGCCACAACTGCAAGGTGTGGTAAATGCATTATTGCCTGGCATGGGAAAAGTAGCAGGCCGTTTCCTGCATCTCTTCGATCCCGCAGTGACCACGGCTTTCAGGGAATGGAACAAAGAGCTGCATCCGACGCATAAGATAATGGAGTTGAATGATGGTTCTGTTTTTAATGCCAACATTCACCCACCGCTGCTGGACTACGAGATTGCTATTCCTGGTGGAAGTAATAACTATTCGCCAGGGCAGCGTATTTCACTGAAAGCGGTGATGTTGCGATATACCCCGGAACAACATCGGTTAGGGCTATACGATATGGGTAGTGGAAAAGAAGTGTATGCCTACGATCTATGCCTGGAGTCGTTTTATAACCGGTCTCATTTTTACCGGCTGCTGGCCCATTTCAACCCGGAACCGAGGCTGCCCTTGCGTGGCCTCATTGCGGCAGTAGATCGCGGCCAGGCTGACCAGCCAAAGGCAGACGGACCCGTGAAACTGAAGCCACGTATTGTTTTTGAAGAACATCTTGTTCTGAGAAGACAAGGCTGGCTGGTAGATACCGCTGATATTCCGGTCCCGGCCAAAGGAGAAACGGAGGCCGCTTATTTCCTGCGGCTGCAGCAGTGGAGAATCAGCCATCACCTACCGGAACAGGTATTTGTTTTTCTGAAATCACCTTATATACCGGTATCAAAGGATAACGTGGGTAAGTTACACCGTGATGACTATAAACCGCAATACATCAGTTTTATACAACCATTGCTGGTAGGGGTTTTTAGAAAGATGCTTAC